The following are encoded in a window of Fusarium verticillioides 7600 chromosome 6, whole genome shotgun sequence genomic DNA:
- a CDS encoding carboxymethylenebutenolidase: MTTMPASHGHNEACCNIPPVVSKGYEAKGTYKEIGGYKTYVTGPVDAKKAIVVIYDIFGYFDQTLQGADILAFSDAHHKYKVFIPDWFKGSPCPIEIYPPDNDDKKKQLGDFFGTYPPPKVAGQVPDYVKAVKGQDSSIEKFGILGYCWGGKVVALSVKADSNPFSIAAQIHPAMVDASDAEGLSVPTMLLASKEEPDDEVKKFEDNLKVPKHVETFKDQIHGWMAARADLSDNRVKEEYERGYKTVLEFFGKNF; encoded by the exons atgacgACTATGCCCGCATCTCACGGCCACAACGAGGCCTGCTGCAACATACCTCCTGTTGTATCCAAGGGATATGAGGCAAAGGGAACCTATAAGGAGATCGGAGGCTACAAGACTT ATGTCACTGGCCCCGTCGACGCTAAGAAGGCCATTGTCGTCATCTACGACATCTTTGGATACTTCGATCAGACCCTTCAGGGGGCTGACATCCTCGCCTTCAGTGATGCTCACCACAAGTACAAGGTCTTTATCCCTGACTGGTTCAAGGGCAGCCCCTGCCCCATTGAGAT CTACCCTCCCGACAACGACgataagaagaagcagcttggaGACTTCTTCGGCACCTACCCTCCCCCCAAGGTCGCCGGCCAAGTTCCTGACTATGTAAAGGCTGTCAAGGGCCAGGACTCTTCCATCGAGAAGTTCGGAATTCTCGGA TATTGCTGGGGTGGCAAGGTCGTTGCTCTCAGCGTCAAGGCTGACTCCAACCCCTTCTCCATTGCTGCCCAGATCCACCCCGCCATGGTAGATGCTTCTGATGCCGAGGGCCTTTCGGTCCCTACCATGCTTCTGGCATCCAAGGAGGAGCCCgatgatgaggtcaagaagtttgaggaCAACCTCAAAGTGCCCAAGCACGTAGAGACCTTTAAGGACCAGATCCACGGCTGGATGGCCGCTCGTGCCGATCTCAGTGACAACCGTGTCAAGGAGGAGTACGAGAGGGGTTACAAGACAGTTCTTGAGTTCTTCGGCAAGAACTTTTAA
- a CDS encoding peptidyl-prolyl cis-trans isomerase-like 1, translating to MCLWMDGFADHKFPLHHKQLTPNSTAIMTTNISLETTMGSLTVELYTTHAPKTCNNFTTLVRRGYYDNTIFHRIIPNFMIQGGDPTGTGRGGSSIYGDKFEDEIDPGLKHTGAGILSMANAGPNTNGSQFFITLAPTPWLDGKHTIFGRVKSGMSTVKRMGMVKTGSEDRPNEDIKIVKARIVEEDEEV from the exons ATGTGTctatggatggatgggttCGCAGATCATAAATTTCCCCTCCATCATAAACAACTTACACCCAACAGCACCGCGATCATGACAACGAACATATCACTCGAGACCACAATG GGCTCGCTCACCGTTGAGCTCTACACCACCCACGCCCCCAAGACCTGCAATAACTTCACCACCCTCGTCCGTCGCGGCTACTAcgacaacaccatcttccacCGCATCATCCCCAATTTCATGATCCAGGGCGGCGACCCAACAGGAACGGGCCGCGGCGGGAGCTCCATCTACGGCGACAAGTTCGAGGACGAGATCGACCCGGGTCTCAAGCACACAGGCGCTGGTATCCTGAGCATGGCCAACGCGGGCCCCAACACAAACGGATCGCAGTTCTTCATCACGCTTGCGCCTACGCCTTGGCTCGATGGCAAACACACTATATTTGGAAGGGTCAAATCCGGCATGAGTACTGTCAAGAGAATGGGCATGGTCAAGACTGGGTCCGAGGACAGGCCCAACGAGGACATTAAGATTGTCAAGGCTCGCATTGtagaggaggacgaggaggtCTAG
- a CDS encoding hexokinase: MEAQQVQVYGHGHGHEIKTKKRPWPRFLVSCVALMLILVQLSQLVLSNGDAKLQQQPELKFPRNLLTSLSSANASILVSFSSLLQLFFLQTLRLLFPQLSFSSPLPIPSASEAVCSITPLFTTTPPTSPAITMALADESNRIVKEFDFSDEELNNHVKEFLRQMDEGLHKEGTSLQQIPTYVTGVPNGTEKGLYLAVDLGGTNFRVCSIMLNGDTTFNLTYNKVAIPKELMVAKTSAQLFSFLAKQIEIFLKEHHADHFNSHLRRRNTASTPSGYRHEHIFRLGFTFSFPVKQLAINKGLLIRWTKGFDIPDAIGKDVCALLQTEIDKLHLPVKVAALVNDTVGTLMARSYTSTSKSRSVLGAIFGTGTNGAYMEKLSNIKKPISGEYDQSTGEMVVNTEWGSFDNQLNVLPSTPWDKALDAESVNPGLQMFEKRVSGMFLGEIVRLAMADMINNESSSLFKDLNSSTNDWGTTTNIAPSSGFLKPWGLDSSIMSVAAADNTPELSTLRQELENLLSVYTPSLEDAQAFKSVSNAVGRRAARLSAVAIGAIALNSGKLNDLDEEVIDIGVDGSLVEHYPFFRDMIYEALRAIDGIGPQGAEKIRIGIAKDGSGVGAALIALVAAGREKPEDYLTDLRSESNRARKSSDAILDSAPVSNQALLIGGAVGLLALAAIWYNKRR; this comes from the exons ATGGAGGCACAGCAGGTGCAGGTGtatggacatggacatggacatgaGATTAAGACGAAGAAGCGCCCTTGGCCTCGGTTCCTTGTCTCATGTGTAGCTCTCATGCTGATTCTAGTG CAGCTCTCCCAGCTTGTCCTCAGTAACGGTGACGccaagctccagcagcagccagagcTCAAATTCCCAAGAAACCTTTTGACCTCGTTGTCGTCCGCCAACGCCTCAATTCTGgtttccttctcctctctcctccaattATTTTTTCTACAAACTCTTCGCCTTTTATTCCCTCAactctctttctcatccccACTACCAATCCCTTCAGCGTCCGAAGCTGTCTGCTCTATCACCCCTCTCTTCACGACAACGCCGCCTACCTCACCAGCTATCACCATGGCTCTCGCTGACGAGTCCAACCGTATCGTCAAAGAGTTCGACTTCTCCGACGAGGAACTGAACAATCATGTGAAGGAGTTCTTGAGGCAAATGG ACGAGGGCCTTCACAAAGAGGGTACCAGCCTCCAACAAATTCCTACCTACGTCACTGGCGTTCCCAATGGCACAGAAAAG GGTCTGTATCTGGCCGTTGATCTGGGAGGCACAAACTTCCGAGTTTGCTCCATCATGCTCAATGGTGACACCACCTTTAACCTCACTTACAACAAGGTTGCCATTCCGAAGGAGCTTATGGTCGCAAAGACCTCTGCacagctcttttctttcctcgcCAAGCAGATCgagatcttcctcaaggagcaCCACGCCGACCACTTCAACTCCCACCTGCGCCGTCGCAACACTGCCAGTACACCATCGGGCTATCGCCATGAACATATTTTCCGCCTTGGTTTCACCTTCAGCTTCCCTGTCAAGCAGCTAGCCATTAACAAGGGTCTGCTAATCCGATGGACCAAGGGCTTTGACATTCCTGATGCCATAGGCAAGGACGTCTGCGCTCTGCTTCAGACCGAGATCGACAAGCTCCATCTTCCCGTCAAGGTTGCGGCGCTCGTAAACGACACTGTCGGCACTCTCATGGCTCGATCCTACACTTCAACCAGCAAGAGCCGATCTGTTCTCGGTGCCATCTTTGGTACTGGTACCAATGGTGCCTACATGGAAAAAttgagcaacatcaagaagcctATCTCTGGGGAGTACGATCAATCAACAGGAGAGATGGTTGTCAACACAGAGTGGGGTTCTTTTGACAACCAGCTCaatgtcttgccatcaacaccttgggacaaggctcttgacGCCGAAAGCGTAAACCCTGGCCTTCAAATGTTCGAGAAGCGGGTATCTGGTATGTTCTTGGGCGAGATTGTCCGACTTGCCATGGCCGATATGATCAACAATGAGAGCTCGTCTCTGTTCAAGGATCTCAACTCGAGCACGAACGACTGGGGCACTACCACAAACATCGCGCCATCGTCTGGTTTCCTTAAGCCTTGGGGACTCGACAGCTCCATCATGTCCGTTGCGGCCGCCGACAATACACCTGAGCTGTCTACCCTTCGCCAAGAACTCGAGAACCTCCTCAGTGTTTATACTCCCTCACTCGAGGACGCCCAGGCTTTCAAGTCCGTTTCCAATGCTGTTGGTCGTCGCGCTGCTCGATTGTCGGCCGTCGCCATTGGTGCCATAGCTCTCAACTCTGGCAAGCTCAATGAtctcgatgaagaggttATCGATATCGGTGTGGATGGCAGTCTCGTCGAGCACTACCCTTTCTTCCGCGATATGATCTACGAGGCCCTCCGTGCCATTGACGGCATTGGACCCCAgggtgctgagaagatccGAATCGGTATCGCTAAGGACGGTAGCGGTGTCGGCGCCGCCTTGATTGCCCTGGTAGCTGCTGGCAGGGAGAAGCCTGAAGATTATTTGACTGACTTGAGATCTGAGTCCAACCGCGCTCGCAAGTCTTCCGATGCGATCC TCGATTCAGCACCAGTCTCGAACCAGGCACTGCTCATTGGCGGTGCTGTCGGTCTCCTTGCGCTAGCAGCTATATGGTACAACAAGCGTCGATGA
- a CDS encoding hexokinase, with product MEAQQVQVYGHGHGHEIKTKKRPWPRFLVSCVALMLILVLSQLVLSNGDAKLQQQPELKFPRNLLTSLSSANASILVSFSSLLQLFFLQTLRLLFPQLSFSSPLPIPSASEAVCSITPLFTTTPPTSPAITMALADESNRIVKEFDFSDEELNNHVKEFLRQMDEGLHKEGTSLQQIPTYVTGVPNGTEKGLYLAVDLGGTNFRVCSIMLNGDTTFNLTYNKVAIPKELMVAKTSAQLFSFLAKQIEIFLKEHHADHFNSHLRRRNTASTPSGYRHEHIFRLGFTFSFPVKQLAINKGLLIRWTKGFDIPDAIGKDVCALLQTEIDKLHLPVKVAALVNDTVGTLMARSYTSTSKSRSVLGAIFGTGTNGAYMEKLSNIKKPISGEYDQSTGEMVVNTEWGSFDNQLNVLPSTPWDKALDAESVNPGLQMFEKRVSGMFLGEIVRLAMADMINNESSSLFKDLNSSTNDWGTTTNIAPSSGFLKPWGLDSSIMSVAAADNTPELSTLRQELENLLSVYTPSLEDAQAFKSVSNAVGRRAARLSAVAIGAIALNSGKLNDLDEEVIDIGVDGSLVEHYPFFRDMIYEALRAIDGIGPQGAEKIRIGIAKDGSGVGAALIALVAAGREKPEDYLTDLRSESNRARKSSDAILDSAPVSNQALLIGGAVGLLALAAIWYNKRR from the exons ATGGAGGCACAGCAGGTGCAGGTGtatggacatggacatggacatgaGATTAAGACGAAGAAGCGCCCTTGGCCTCGGTTCCTTGTCTCATGTGTAGCTCTCATGCTGATTCTAGTG CTCTCCCAGCTTGTCCTCAGTAACGGTGACGccaagctccagcagcagccagagcTCAAATTCCCAAGAAACCTTTTGACCTCGTTGTCGTCCGCCAACGCCTCAATTCTGgtttccttctcctctctcctccaattATTTTTTCTACAAACTCTTCGCCTTTTATTCCCTCAactctctttctcatccccACTACCAATCCCTTCAGCGTCCGAAGCTGTCTGCTCTATCACCCCTCTCTTCACGACAACGCCGCCTACCTCACCAGCTATCACCATGGCTCTCGCTGACGAGTCCAACCGTATCGTCAAAGAGTTCGACTTCTCCGACGAGGAACTGAACAATCATGTGAAGGAGTTCTTGAGGCAAATGG ACGAGGGCCTTCACAAAGAGGGTACCAGCCTCCAACAAATTCCTACCTACGTCACTGGCGTTCCCAATGGCACAGAAAAG GGTCTGTATCTGGCCGTTGATCTGGGAGGCACAAACTTCCGAGTTTGCTCCATCATGCTCAATGGTGACACCACCTTTAACCTCACTTACAACAAGGTTGCCATTCCGAAGGAGCTTATGGTCGCAAAGACCTCTGCacagctcttttctttcctcgcCAAGCAGATCgagatcttcctcaaggagcaCCACGCCGACCACTTCAACTCCCACCTGCGCCGTCGCAACACTGCCAGTACACCATCGGGCTATCGCCATGAACATATTTTCCGCCTTGGTTTCACCTTCAGCTTCCCTGTCAAGCAGCTAGCCATTAACAAGGGTCTGCTAATCCGATGGACCAAGGGCTTTGACATTCCTGATGCCATAGGCAAGGACGTCTGCGCTCTGCTTCAGACCGAGATCGACAAGCTCCATCTTCCCGTCAAGGTTGCGGCGCTCGTAAACGACACTGTCGGCACTCTCATGGCTCGATCCTACACTTCAACCAGCAAGAGCCGATCTGTTCTCGGTGCCATCTTTGGTACTGGTACCAATGGTGCCTACATGGAAAAAttgagcaacatcaagaagcctATCTCTGGGGAGTACGATCAATCAACAGGAGAGATGGTTGTCAACACAGAGTGGGGTTCTTTTGACAACCAGCTCaatgtcttgccatcaacaccttgggacaaggctcttgacGCCGAAAGCGTAAACCCTGGCCTTCAAATGTTCGAGAAGCGGGTATCTGGTATGTTCTTGGGCGAGATTGTCCGACTTGCCATGGCCGATATGATCAACAATGAGAGCTCGTCTCTGTTCAAGGATCTCAACTCGAGCACGAACGACTGGGGCACTACCACAAACATCGCGCCATCGTCTGGTTTCCTTAAGCCTTGGGGACTCGACAGCTCCATCATGTCCGTTGCGGCCGCCGACAATACACCTGAGCTGTCTACCCTTCGCCAAGAACTCGAGAACCTCCTCAGTGTTTATACTCCCTCACTCGAGGACGCCCAGGCTTTCAAGTCCGTTTCCAATGCTGTTGGTCGTCGCGCTGCTCGATTGTCGGCCGTCGCCATTGGTGCCATAGCTCTCAACTCTGGCAAGCTCAATGAtctcgatgaagaggttATCGATATCGGTGTGGATGGCAGTCTCGTCGAGCACTACCCTTTCTTCCGCGATATGATCTACGAGGCCCTCCGTGCCATTGACGGCATTGGACCCCAgggtgctgagaagatccGAATCGGTATCGCTAAGGACGGTAGCGGTGTCGGCGCCGCCTTGATTGCCCTGGTAGCTGCTGGCAGGGAGAAGCCTGAAGATTATTTGACTGACTTGAGATCTGAGTCCAACCGCGCTCGCAAGTCTTCCGATGCGATCC TCGATTCAGCACCAGTCTCGAACCAGGCACTGCTCATTGGCGGTGCTGTCGGTCTCCTTGCGCTAGCAGCTATATGGTACAACAAGCGTCGATGA
- a CDS encoding hexokinase produces MLNGDTTFNLTYNKVAIPKELMVAKTSAQLFSFLAKQIEIFLKEHHADHFNSHLRRRNTASTPSGYRHEHIFRLGFTFSFPVKQLAINKGLLIRWTKGFDIPDAIGKDVCALLQTEIDKLHLPVKVAALVNDTVGTLMARSYTSTSKSRSVLGAIFGTGTNGAYMEKLSNIKKPISGEYDQSTGEMVVNTEWGSFDNQLNVLPSTPWDKALDAESVNPGLQMFEKRVSGMFLGEIVRLAMADMINNESSSLFKDLNSSTNDWGTTTNIAPSSGFLKPWGLDSSIMSVAAADNTPELSTLRQELENLLSVYTPSLEDAQAFKSVSNAVGRRAARLSAVAIGAIALNSGKLNDLDEEVIDIGVDGSLVEHYPFFRDMIYEALRAIDGIGPQGAEKIRIGIAKDGSGVGAALIALVAAGREKPEDYLTDLRSESNRARKSSDAILDSAPVSNQALLIGGAVGLLALAAIWYNKRR; encoded by the exons ATGCTCAATGGTGACACCACCTTTAACCTCACTTACAACAAGGTTGCCATTCCGAAGGAGCTTATGGTCGCAAAGACCTCTGCacagctcttttctttcctcgcCAAGCAGATCgagatcttcctcaaggagcaCCACGCCGACCACTTCAACTCCCACCTGCGCCGTCGCAACACTGCCAGTACACCATCGGGCTATCGCCATGAACATATTTTCCGCCTTGGTTTCACCTTCAGCTTCCCTGTCAAGCAGCTAGCCATTAACAAGGGTCTGCTAATCCGATGGACCAAGGGCTTTGACATTCCTGATGCCATAGGCAAGGACGTCTGCGCTCTGCTTCAGACCGAGATCGACAAGCTCCATCTTCCCGTCAAGGTTGCGGCGCTCGTAAACGACACTGTCGGCACTCTCATGGCTCGATCCTACACTTCAACCAGCAAGAGCCGATCTGTTCTCGGTGCCATCTTTGGTACTGGTACCAATGGTGCCTACATGGAAAAAttgagcaacatcaagaagcctATCTCTGGGGAGTACGATCAATCAACAGGAGAGATGGTTGTCAACACAGAGTGGGGTTCTTTTGACAACCAGCTCaatgtcttgccatcaacaccttgggacaaggctcttgacGCCGAAAGCGTAAACCCTGGCCTTCAAATGTTCGAGAAGCGGGTATCTGGTATGTTCTTGGGCGAGATTGTCCGACTTGCCATGGCCGATATGATCAACAATGAGAGCTCGTCTCTGTTCAAGGATCTCAACTCGAGCACGAACGACTGGGGCACTACCACAAACATCGCGCCATCGTCTGGTTTCCTTAAGCCTTGGGGACTCGACAGCTCCATCATGTCCGTTGCGGCCGCCGACAATACACCTGAGCTGTCTACCCTTCGCCAAGAACTCGAGAACCTCCTCAGTGTTTATACTCCCTCACTCGAGGACGCCCAGGCTTTCAAGTCCGTTTCCAATGCTGTTGGTCGTCGCGCTGCTCGATTGTCGGCCGTCGCCATTGGTGCCATAGCTCTCAACTCTGGCAAGCTCAATGAtctcgatgaagaggttATCGATATCGGTGTGGATGGCAGTCTCGTCGAGCACTACCCTTTCTTCCGCGATATGATCTACGAGGCCCTCCGTGCCATTGACGGCATTGGACCCCAgggtgctgagaagatccGAATCGGTATCGCTAAGGACGGTAGCGGTGTCGGCGCCGCCTTGATTGCCCTGGTAGCTGCTGGCAGGGAGAAGCCTGAAGATTATTTGACTGACTTGAGATCTGAGTCCAACCGCGCTCGCAAGTCTTCCGATGCGATCC TCGATTCAGCACCAGTCTCGAACCAGGCACTGCTCATTGGCGGTGCTGTCGGTCTCCTTGCGCTAGCAGCTATATGGTACAACAAGCGTCGATGA
- a CDS encoding hexokinase, translating to MEAQQVQVYGHGHGHEIKTKKRPWPRFLVSCVALMLILVQLSQLVLSNGDAKLQQQPELKFPRNLLTSLSSANASILVSFSSLLQLFFLQTLRLLFPQLSFSSPLPIPSASEAVCSITPLFTTTPPTSPAITMALADESNRIVKEFDFSDEELNNHVKEFLRQMDEGLHKEGTSLQQIPTYVTGVPNGTEKGLYLAVDLGGTNFRVCSIMLNGDTTFNLTYNKVAIPKELMVAKTSAQLFSFLAKQIEIFLKEHHADHFNSHLRRRNTASTPSGYRHEHIFRLGFTFSFPVKQLAINKGLLIRWTKGFDIPDAIGKDVCALLQTEIDKLHLPVKVAALVNDTVGTLMARSYTSTSKSRSVLGAIFGTGTNGAYMEKLSNIKKPISGEYDQSTGEMVVNTEWGSFDNQLNVLPSTPWDKALDAESVNPGLQMFEKRVSGMFLGEIVRLAMADMINNESSSLFKDLNSSTNDWGTTTNIAPSSGFLKPWGLDSSIMSVAAADNTPELSTLRQELENLLSVYTPSLEDAQAFKSVSNAVGRRAARLSAVAIGAIALNSGKLNDLDEEVIDIGVDGSLVEHYPFFRDMIYEALRAIDGIGPQGAEKIRIGIAKDGSGVGAALIALVAAGREKPEDYLTDLRSESNRARKSSDAIRTFYPSSQAIQTSASA from the exons ATGGAGGCACAGCAGGTGCAGGTGtatggacatggacatggacatgaGATTAAGACGAAGAAGCGCCCTTGGCCTCGGTTCCTTGTCTCATGTGTAGCTCTCATGCTGATTCTAGTG CAGCTCTCCCAGCTTGTCCTCAGTAACGGTGACGccaagctccagcagcagccagagcTCAAATTCCCAAGAAACCTTTTGACCTCGTTGTCGTCCGCCAACGCCTCAATTCTGgtttccttctcctctctcctccaattATTTTTTCTACAAACTCTTCGCCTTTTATTCCCTCAactctctttctcatccccACTACCAATCCCTTCAGCGTCCGAAGCTGTCTGCTCTATCACCCCTCTCTTCACGACAACGCCGCCTACCTCACCAGCTATCACCATGGCTCTCGCTGACGAGTCCAACCGTATCGTCAAAGAGTTCGACTTCTCCGACGAGGAACTGAACAATCATGTGAAGGAGTTCTTGAGGCAAATGG ACGAGGGCCTTCACAAAGAGGGTACCAGCCTCCAACAAATTCCTACCTACGTCACTGGCGTTCCCAATGGCACAGAAAAG GGTCTGTATCTGGCCGTTGATCTGGGAGGCACAAACTTCCGAGTTTGCTCCATCATGCTCAATGGTGACACCACCTTTAACCTCACTTACAACAAGGTTGCCATTCCGAAGGAGCTTATGGTCGCAAAGACCTCTGCacagctcttttctttcctcgcCAAGCAGATCgagatcttcctcaaggagcaCCACGCCGACCACTTCAACTCCCACCTGCGCCGTCGCAACACTGCCAGTACACCATCGGGCTATCGCCATGAACATATTTTCCGCCTTGGTTTCACCTTCAGCTTCCCTGTCAAGCAGCTAGCCATTAACAAGGGTCTGCTAATCCGATGGACCAAGGGCTTTGACATTCCTGATGCCATAGGCAAGGACGTCTGCGCTCTGCTTCAGACCGAGATCGACAAGCTCCATCTTCCCGTCAAGGTTGCGGCGCTCGTAAACGACACTGTCGGCACTCTCATGGCTCGATCCTACACTTCAACCAGCAAGAGCCGATCTGTTCTCGGTGCCATCTTTGGTACTGGTACCAATGGTGCCTACATGGAAAAAttgagcaacatcaagaagcctATCTCTGGGGAGTACGATCAATCAACAGGAGAGATGGTTGTCAACACAGAGTGGGGTTCTTTTGACAACCAGCTCaatgtcttgccatcaacaccttgggacaaggctcttgacGCCGAAAGCGTAAACCCTGGCCTTCAAATGTTCGAGAAGCGGGTATCTGGTATGTTCTTGGGCGAGATTGTCCGACTTGCCATGGCCGATATGATCAACAATGAGAGCTCGTCTCTGTTCAAGGATCTCAACTCGAGCACGAACGACTGGGGCACTACCACAAACATCGCGCCATCGTCTGGTTTCCTTAAGCCTTGGGGACTCGACAGCTCCATCATGTCCGTTGCGGCCGCCGACAATACACCTGAGCTGTCTACCCTTCGCCAAGAACTCGAGAACCTCCTCAGTGTTTATACTCCCTCACTCGAGGACGCCCAGGCTTTCAAGTCCGTTTCCAATGCTGTTGGTCGTCGCGCTGCTCGATTGTCGGCCGTCGCCATTGGTGCCATAGCTCTCAACTCTGGCAAGCTCAATGAtctcgatgaagaggttATCGATATCGGTGTGGATGGCAGTCTCGTCGAGCACTACCCTTTCTTCCGCGATATGATCTACGAGGCCCTCCGTGCCATTGACGGCATTGGACCCCAgggtgctgagaagatccGAATCGGTATCGCTAAGGACGGTAGCGGTGTCGGCGCCGCCTTGATTGCCCTGGTAGCTGCTGGCAGGGAGAAGCCTGAAGATTATTTGACTGACTTGAGATCTGAGTCCAACCGCGCTCGCAAGTCTTCCGATGCGATCCGTACGTTCTACCCTTCATCCCAAGCCATTCAAACTTCGGCTTCTGCCTAA
- a CDS encoding hexokinase: MALADESNRIVKEFDFSDEELNNHVKEFLRQMDEGLHKEGTSLQQIPTYVTGVPNGTEKGLYLAVDLGGTNFRVCSIMLNGDTTFNLTYNKVAIPKELMVAKTSAQLFSFLAKQIEIFLKEHHADHFNSHLRRRNTASTPSGYRHEHIFRLGFTFSFPVKQLAINKGLLIRWTKGFDIPDAIGKDVCALLQTEIDKLHLPVKVAALVNDTVGTLMARSYTSTSKSRSVLGAIFGTGTNGAYMEKLSNIKKPISGEYDQSTGEMVVNTEWGSFDNQLNVLPSTPWDKALDAESVNPGLQMFEKRVSGMFLGEIVRLAMADMINNESSSLFKDLNSSTNDWGTTTNIAPSSGFLKPWGLDSSIMSVAAADNTPELSTLRQELENLLSVYTPSLEDAQAFKSVSNAVGRRAARLSAVAIGAIALNSGKLNDLDEEVIDIGVDGSLVEHYPFFRDMIYEALRAIDGIGPQGAEKIRIGIAKDGSGVGAALIALVAAGREKPEDYLTDLRSESNRARKSSDAIRTFYPSSQAIQTSASA; the protein is encoded by the exons ATGGCTCTCGCTGACGAGTCCAACCGTATCGTCAAAGAGTTCGACTTCTCCGACGAGGAACTGAACAATCATGTGAAGGAGTTCTTGAGGCAAATGG ACGAGGGCCTTCACAAAGAGGGTACCAGCCTCCAACAAATTCCTACCTACGTCACTGGCGTTCCCAATGGCACAGAAAAG GGTCTGTATCTGGCCGTTGATCTGGGAGGCACAAACTTCCGAGTTTGCTCCATCATGCTCAATGGTGACACCACCTTTAACCTCACTTACAACAAGGTTGCCATTCCGAAGGAGCTTATGGTCGCAAAGACCTCTGCacagctcttttctttcctcgcCAAGCAGATCgagatcttcctcaaggagcaCCACGCCGACCACTTCAACTCCCACCTGCGCCGTCGCAACACTGCCAGTACACCATCGGGCTATCGCCATGAACATATTTTCCGCCTTGGTTTCACCTTCAGCTTCCCTGTCAAGCAGCTAGCCATTAACAAGGGTCTGCTAATCCGATGGACCAAGGGCTTTGACATTCCTGATGCCATAGGCAAGGACGTCTGCGCTCTGCTTCAGACCGAGATCGACAAGCTCCATCTTCCCGTCAAGGTTGCGGCGCTCGTAAACGACACTGTCGGCACTCTCATGGCTCGATCCTACACTTCAACCAGCAAGAGCCGATCTGTTCTCGGTGCCATCTTTGGTACTGGTACCAATGGTGCCTACATGGAAAAAttgagcaacatcaagaagcctATCTCTGGGGAGTACGATCAATCAACAGGAGAGATGGTTGTCAACACAGAGTGGGGTTCTTTTGACAACCAGCTCaatgtcttgccatcaacaccttgggacaaggctcttgacGCCGAAAGCGTAAACCCTGGCCTTCAAATGTTCGAGAAGCGGGTATCTGGTATGTTCTTGGGCGAGATTGTCCGACTTGCCATGGCCGATATGATCAACAATGAGAGCTCGTCTCTGTTCAAGGATCTCAACTCGAGCACGAACGACTGGGGCACTACCACAAACATCGCGCCATCGTCTGGTTTCCTTAAGCCTTGGGGACTCGACAGCTCCATCATGTCCGTTGCGGCCGCCGACAATACACCTGAGCTGTCTACCCTTCGCCAAGAACTCGAGAACCTCCTCAGTGTTTATACTCCCTCACTCGAGGACGCCCAGGCTTTCAAGTCCGTTTCCAATGCTGTTGGTCGTCGCGCTGCTCGATTGTCGGCCGTCGCCATTGGTGCCATAGCTCTCAACTCTGGCAAGCTCAATGAtctcgatgaagaggttATCGATATCGGTGTGGATGGCAGTCTCGTCGAGCACTACCCTTTCTTCCGCGATATGATCTACGAGGCCCTCCGTGCCATTGACGGCATTGGACCCCAgggtgctgagaagatccGAATCGGTATCGCTAAGGACGGTAGCGGTGTCGGCGCCGCCTTGATTGCCCTGGTAGCTGCTGGCAGGGAGAAGCCTGAAGATTATTTGACTGACTTGAGATCTGAGTCCAACCGCGCTCGCAAGTCTTCCGATGCGATCCGTACGTTCTACCCTTCATCCCAAGCCATTCAAACTTCGGCTTCTGCCTAA